The proteins below come from a single Thermopolyspora flexuosa genomic window:
- a CDS encoding helix-turn-helix transcriptional regulator: MTEHDARIDPRAHRVLADVSRVAVLETLRRAGRPLSIPEIAAEVGLHPNTVRAHLALLAEYGYATGRTEDRDRPGRPRLLYAATQRHDEDDRRNYRLLAEVLVGYLTGVRDSRSGDTLSSPASAAIAAGRVHGTRIAGAQARNGRPVDAAEATRRVADLLRDAGFDPRPAPDGSHIELRHCPFRELARTNADVVCGVHLGLMQGALQELGASVTAASLRPFARPGVCVATLRPTDRPADEGPPPPR, from the coding sequence GTGACCGAGCACGACGCGCGAATCGACCCGCGCGCACACCGAGTGCTGGCGGACGTGAGCCGGGTCGCCGTCCTGGAGACCCTCCGCCGGGCGGGCCGTCCGCTGTCGATCCCGGAGATCGCCGCCGAGGTCGGCCTGCACCCGAACACCGTGCGGGCACACCTCGCCCTGCTCGCCGAGTACGGCTACGCCACCGGTAGGACCGAGGACCGCGACCGGCCGGGCCGCCCCCGCCTGCTGTACGCGGCCACGCAGCGGCACGACGAGGACGACCGCCGCAACTACCGGCTGCTCGCCGAGGTGCTGGTCGGCTACCTCACCGGCGTCAGGGACTCCCGGTCGGGCGACACGTTGTCCAGCCCGGCGTCCGCGGCGATCGCCGCGGGCCGCGTGCACGGCACCCGCATCGCCGGTGCCCAGGCACGCAACGGCCGCCCGGTCGACGCGGCCGAGGCCACGCGCCGGGTGGCCGACCTGCTCCGCGACGCGGGCTTCGACCCGCGCCCCGCCCCCGACGGCAGCCACATCGAGCTGCGCCACTGCCCGTTCCGCGAGCTCGCCCGGACCAACGCGGACGTGGTGTGCGGCGTGCACCTCGGCCTCATGCAGGGGGCGCTGCAGGAGCTCGGCGCCTCGGTCACCGCCGCGTCGCTGCGCCCGTTCGCCCGCCCGGGCGTGTGCGTCGCCACGCTCCGTCCCACCGACCGTCCCGCCGACGAAGGACCACCGCCACCGAGATGA
- a CDS encoding multicopper oxidase domain-containing protein: protein MTSVGIRVERRRPGTPRPRPGRARWHAIANAVVLVWLALAAVAVAAQGVLPAPRWSALHLFLLGAVSNAIVTWSEHFAVTLLRLADPPARWRAGRLVALNAGVVAVLTGASAGPVAVGVAGAAVVVAVVAAHVAVLAVRARGALAGRFSHVVTWYVWAGAALATGGVLGGIMLAGVVTGAAEERLVAAHAHVNLLGWVGLAVLGTLFTLWPTVLRTQVIDGAGRIARLSVRLAVPGLALAVGGLLAGARWAAAPGLLLYATAAALALVPFLRTARRRPPHGAAAFLLAAGTAWFVLAVAADIAVVATRPPERVGETIEAALPPVLAGFTGQTLIGALTFLLPVVLGGGPAALKRNAALLERFWRARLAATNLGLAAAVLPLPGPVRTAGLGVAVAALAAFVPLAVAAVLRSRDVRITPATGGIAVGVLATLLAVAASVTTVAEPYSRTVTGGGTQTVDVTLVGMRVVPGVIEAPAGTRLVLRVTNNDGRRHDLRLSTGERTPMLRPGESATLTLPELTGPVDGWCTVAGHRAAGMTLRINVTGTAAQATPAPAPGHTAHATHQGPLNLAAPMSPGFEPYDATLRPAPGGTEHKVEIRVVEKEIEVAPGVRQRMWTFGGTVPGPVLRGKVGDVFTVTFVNDGTIGHGIDFHAGSLAPDRPMRTIEPGERLTYRFRAERAGAWLYHCSTMPMLQHIANGMYGAVIIDPPDLPRADREYVLVQGKLYLGTPGDAAQVAKMRDGRPDGWMFNGAAAQYDHAPLAARAGERVRVWVVAAGPASGTAFHIVGTQFDTVYKEGAYLLRPDDPGGAQALDLAPAQGGFVETVFPEPGRYPFVDHDMRHAESGAHGFFQVTAR, encoded by the coding sequence ATGACCTCGGTGGGCATCCGCGTCGAGCGCCGCCGCCCCGGGACGCCCCGGCCGCGTCCGGGGCGGGCGCGGTGGCACGCGATCGCGAACGCGGTGGTGCTGGTCTGGCTCGCGCTCGCCGCGGTCGCCGTGGCCGCGCAGGGCGTGCTGCCCGCGCCGCGCTGGTCGGCGCTGCACCTGTTCCTGCTCGGCGCGGTCAGCAACGCGATCGTGACCTGGAGCGAGCACTTCGCGGTCACCCTGCTGCGGCTCGCCGACCCGCCCGCCCGGTGGCGGGCCGGGCGGCTGGTCGCGCTCAACGCCGGTGTCGTGGCCGTGCTCACCGGCGCGTCGGCCGGCCCGGTCGCCGTCGGGGTGGCCGGGGCGGCCGTGGTCGTCGCGGTGGTCGCCGCGCACGTGGCCGTGCTCGCGGTCCGGGCCCGGGGCGCGCTCGCGGGCCGGTTCTCGCACGTGGTGACCTGGTACGTCTGGGCCGGAGCGGCGCTGGCCACCGGGGGCGTGCTCGGCGGGATCATGCTCGCCGGGGTCGTGACCGGGGCGGCCGAGGAGCGCCTGGTCGCCGCGCACGCGCACGTCAACCTGCTCGGCTGGGTGGGGCTCGCCGTGCTCGGCACGCTGTTCACGCTCTGGCCGACCGTGCTGCGCACCCAGGTCATCGACGGGGCAGGCCGGATCGCCCGGCTGTCGGTACGGCTCGCCGTACCCGGGCTCGCCCTCGCCGTGGGCGGCCTGCTCGCCGGAGCGCGGTGGGCCGCCGCGCCGGGCCTGTTGCTGTACGCGACGGCCGCGGCGCTCGCGCTCGTGCCGTTCCTGCGCACCGCGCGGCGGCGCCCGCCGCACGGCGCGGCCGCGTTCCTGCTCGCCGCGGGCACCGCCTGGTTCGTCCTCGCCGTCGCCGCCGACATCGCCGTGGTCGCGACCCGGCCGCCGGAGCGGGTCGGCGAGACGATCGAGGCGGCGCTGCCGCCGGTGCTCGCCGGGTTCACCGGCCAGACGCTCATCGGCGCGCTCACCTTCCTGCTCCCGGTCGTGCTCGGCGGCGGCCCGGCCGCGCTCAAGCGCAACGCCGCGCTGCTCGAGCGGTTCTGGCGCGCCCGGCTCGCCGCGACCAACCTCGGCCTCGCGGCCGCCGTGCTCCCCCTGCCCGGCCCGGTCCGTACGGCAGGCCTCGGCGTGGCGGTGGCCGCGCTCGCCGCGTTCGTGCCGCTCGCGGTCGCCGCCGTGCTGCGGTCGCGCGACGTGCGGATCACCCCGGCGACCGGCGGCATCGCGGTCGGCGTGCTCGCCACGCTGCTCGCCGTCGCCGCCTCGGTGACCACCGTGGCCGAGCCGTACTCCCGCACCGTGACCGGCGGCGGCACGCAAACCGTGGACGTCACCCTCGTCGGCATGCGCGTAGTCCCCGGCGTGATCGAGGCCCCGGCCGGCACCCGCCTCGTGCTCCGGGTGACGAACAACGACGGCCGGCGCCACGACCTGCGCCTCTCCACCGGCGAGCGCACCCCGATGCTGCGCCCCGGCGAGTCGGCCACGCTCACCCTGCCCGAGCTGACCGGCCCGGTGGACGGCTGGTGCACCGTCGCCGGTCACCGCGCCGCGGGCATGACCCTCCGCATCAACGTGACGGGCACCGCCGCGCAGGCCACGCCCGCGCCCGCACCCGGCCACACCGCGCACGCCACGCACCAGGGCCCGCTCAACCTGGCCGCCCCGATGAGCCCCGGCTTCGAGCCGTACGACGCGACGCTGCGTCCCGCCCCAGGCGGCACCGAGCACAAGGTCGAGATCCGCGTCGTGGAGAAGGAGATCGAGGTCGCCCCCGGCGTACGGCAGCGCATGTGGACCTTCGGCGGCACCGTGCCCGGCCCGGTGCTGCGCGGCAAGGTCGGCGACGTCTTCACCGTCACGTTCGTCAACGACGGCACGATCGGCCACGGCATCGACTTCCACGCCGGGTCCCTCGCCCCGGACCGGCCGATGCGCACCATCGAGCCGGGCGAACGCCTCACCTACCGGTTCAGGGCCGAGCGCGCGGGCGCCTGGCTCTACCACTGCTCCACGATGCCGATGCTCCAGCACATCGCGAACGGCATGTACGGCGCGGTGATCATCGATCCGCCGGACCTGCCGCGCGCCGACCGCGAGTACGTGCTCGTCCAGGGCAAGCTCTACCTCGGCACGCCGGGCGATGCGGCCCAGGTGGCGAAGATGCGCGACGGCCGCCCCGACGGCTGGATGTTCAACGGCGCCGCCGCCCAGTACGACCACGCGCCGCTGGCCGCCCGCGCGGGCGAGCGGGTCCGCGTCTGGGTCGTCGCCGCGGGCCCGGCCTCCGGCACCGCGTTCCACATCGTCGGCACGCAGTTCGACACCGTATATAAGGAAGGCGCCTACCTGCTGCGCCCGGACGACCCCGGCGGCGCGCAGGCCCTCGACCTCGCCCCGGCCCAGGGCGGCTTCGTCGAGACCGTCTTCCCCGAGCCCGGCCGCTACCCGTTCGTCGACCACGACATGCGCCACGCCGAGTCCGGCGCGCACGGCTTCTTCCAGGTCACCGCCCGGTAG
- a CDS encoding helix-turn-helix transcriptional regulator — translation MSETRLTDPGPVPGGTRGRVLDVLRATDGPLGVQDVAAALRLHPNTARYHLDALVELGLATREPGERGHAGRPRMVYRASGEATGRRSYRLLAEMLTALIATRLPDAEQAALEAGRTWGRYLGEAPAPWQDVDAEEAVRRLVAVLTDAGFDPEVVTPNGAGPHAADAAAAKDGGGYGAAPGPEPGGPVIRLRHCPFREVAERHTDVVCALHLGMMQGVLAETRAPVTAERLVPFAEPSVCLTHLATAGGPSPKAGPAATTGR, via the coding sequence ATGAGCGAAACCAGGCTCACGGATCCGGGGCCCGTGCCGGGCGGCACCCGCGGCCGGGTGCTCGACGTGCTGCGCGCCACGGACGGCCCGCTCGGCGTGCAGGACGTCGCGGCGGCGCTGCGGCTGCACCCCAACACCGCCCGCTACCACCTCGACGCCCTCGTCGAGCTCGGCCTCGCCACCCGCGAGCCTGGGGAGCGCGGCCATGCCGGTCGCCCGCGCATGGTGTACCGGGCGTCCGGGGAGGCGACCGGCCGGCGCAGCTACCGGCTGCTCGCCGAGATGCTCACCGCCCTCATCGCCACCCGGCTGCCGGACGCCGAGCAGGCCGCGCTGGAGGCCGGGCGCACCTGGGGCCGGTACCTGGGCGAGGCGCCCGCGCCCTGGCAGGACGTCGACGCCGAGGAGGCGGTGCGGCGGCTGGTCGCGGTGCTCACCGACGCGGGCTTCGACCCGGAGGTGGTCACCCCGAACGGGGCTGGGCCGCACGCGGCGGACGCCGCGGCGGCGAAGGACGGCGGCGGGTACGGCGCGGCACCGGGGCCGGAGCCGGGCGGGCCGGTGATCCGGCTGCGGCACTGCCCGTTCCGGGAGGTCGCCGAGCGGCACACCGACGTGGTGTGCGCGCTGCACCTCGGCATGATGCAGGGCGTGCTGGCGGAGACCCGCGCCCCGGTCACGGCCGAGCGCCTGGTGCCGTTCGCCGAGCCCTCGGTCTGCCTCACCCACCTGGCCACGGCGGGCGGCCCGTCGCCGAAGGCCGGACCGGCGGCCACTACCGGGCGGTGA